The following are encoded together in the Geobacter sulfurreducens PCA genome:
- a CDS encoding radical SAM protein: MFIFGPVPSRRLGRSLGLDTIPAKACSYSCVYCQLGRTCSIQSARRRFCRPETIAVEVERAVRRLIERGERIDYLTFVADGEPTLDLNLGREIELLRPLGIKIAVITNSSLIWRSDVRAELALADWVSLKVDAVDGDAWHRINRPAATLRLADLLSGMALFAEEFTGTLATETMLVSGINDSETELEMLAAFLGELKPDVSYVAVPIRPPTERWATPPTAEALNRAVQIISGSVERVEYLTGYEGNDFTGSGDVTADLLGITGVHPLREDAARELLVKAGTDWSEVERLIDRGLLLETIYDGRKFLLRMRPCAFPLKTMH, translated from the coding sequence ATGTTCATCTTCGGACCGGTACCATCCAGACGCCTGGGGCGCAGCCTCGGGCTCGACACCATACCTGCCAAGGCATGTTCCTATTCTTGCGTTTACTGCCAGTTGGGCCGGACCTGCTCCATTCAGAGCGCCCGGCGCCGCTTCTGCCGCCCGGAAACCATTGCCGTCGAGGTTGAGCGGGCGGTCCGCAGACTCATCGAACGGGGCGAACGGATCGATTACCTTACGTTTGTGGCCGACGGTGAACCGACCCTTGACCTGAACCTCGGGAGAGAAATCGAGCTGCTCAGACCCCTCGGCATAAAAATCGCCGTCATCACCAACAGCTCGCTCATCTGGCGTTCCGACGTAAGGGCCGAACTTGCCCTGGCGGATTGGGTTTCCCTCAAGGTGGATGCAGTGGACGGGGACGCATGGCACCGCATCAACAGGCCGGCCGCCACCCTGCGGCTCGCCGACCTCTTGAGCGGAATGGCCCTGTTTGCCGAAGAGTTCACGGGGACACTCGCCACTGAGACCATGCTGGTGAGCGGCATCAATGACTCCGAAACCGAACTGGAGATGCTTGCGGCGTTTCTGGGGGAGCTGAAACCGGACGTCTCCTATGTCGCAGTTCCTATCAGGCCGCCGACGGAGCGGTGGGCGACGCCGCCGACAGCCGAGGCCCTCAATCGGGCCGTGCAGATTATTTCGGGAAGCGTTGAGCGAGTGGAATACCTCACCGGCTACGAAGGGAACGACTTTACCGGCAGTGGAGACGTGACCGCCGACCTGCTCGGCATCACGGGCGTTCATCCCTTGCGGGAAGATGCCGCGCGTGAGCTTCTGGTCAAGGCAGGTACCGACTGGTCAGAGGTGGAACGGCTCATCGACAGGGGCCTTCTTCTGGAAACCATCTATGACGGCCGAAAATTTCTGCTGCGCATGAGGCCATGCGCATTTCCCCTCAAAACGATGCACTAA
- a CDS encoding GSU3529 family protein — MDVFEELREVALRQNAEGEFPEWLLADVLGIADDPERYGDRTHLVETLVSQIREYDPFAGAGCFGTAVGIEEIRATLRHLTLP, encoded by the coding sequence ATGGACGTCTTCGAAGAACTCAGAGAGGTTGCCCTCCGGCAGAATGCGGAGGGTGAATTCCCGGAATGGCTGCTGGCCGATGTACTGGGCATCGCCGACGACCCGGAGCGGTATGGTGACCGTACCCATCTGGTGGAGACCCTTGTTTCGCAAATCAGGGAGTACGATCCCTTTGCCGGGGCGGGATGCTTCGGCACGGCCGTGGGCATAGAGGAAATCCGGGCAACGCTTCGCCACCTGACCCTTCCCTGA